GCTCACGCCACAGCATGCCCATGGCATCGGCCATGGTGGCCAGAATGGCAGGGATGATGTCAGTGGCCAGAGTATTCTAGAGTGTTCTCCCCCACGCCAAGGTGGCCTAAAATCCAGCTCCCTCGCTCTCCTCACCCAGAGCAGGGGTCCCAGCTGGCCTCACCTTGTAGATGTCAAAGCCAATGGCCAGATTTTCACCCTTGCCATCCCGGCGGGTAGACTGTTTGGGCCGCTGCTGGATGCAGATCAGCACTTCATCTTCTGGCTTCTTGACATCAAAGATGTACTGCAGAGAAGGTCAGGGAAGAGAGACACGGCAGTGAGACCGGGCCGGAGACAGGCTTGCTGGCTCCTGGAAGCTGGCCCAGAGCCGGGCCTCAGTTCCACGTGTGAGTCCAGGTGAGTCACagcacctctctgggcctcagtccctcatctgtgagatgggccTACGCTGCCTACGCTGCCTGAGGGGCGGGGGGACTCTGTCAGATCACGGATGCTCAGCTCTGAGTCCACACGCAGTCGGTGCCAAATGAAGGTAAACATTTGCCAGGGTCCTAACAAACGAGGCGCAGGGGAGAGGTCCTCCCTGAGGAAGAGCCAATCCGGCCAAGTTCCCCTGGAAGGAGAGCACCGTGTGTGTGGAAACAAGGGGTTCGAGCCTTCAGCTCAGCCTCCCTCTATATGTCCTTGTAATTCTGGACGAGCTTCCTCACCTTTACCATCTGCAGGTTGCCCAGGACCATCCGAACACACCCACCCAACCCCCACTATGCAGACAGGTGCACAGACGCCCACGGGGATCAGGGATATACCCAAGGTCATGCAGGAGCCCATGCAGGGCAGTGGCGACGGCCCCCGTGGCTGCCCAAGGGGCGGAGTAGGGGCCCCGAAAACACTCACTTGCGGGTTCTGAAAGAAGGTGTCCTTGTGATTGATGCAGCCCCCGCTGCGGTTCTTCCGGGGGTCCTCATGCCGCGTCCAGGCGCCACGCAGCCGGGCCTCCTCCCATGTCTTGTGGATGCTCAGGTAAGACGTATTGATCACACGGCACTTGATAATGTCGGTGAAGTATCGGCACACGTCCTCGAAGGTCATCCTGGGTGTGGCAGGGGGCGAGGCTGGGCAGGTCCCCCTGGCTGGCCACCCGCCTACTCACCCTGTGTGCTCTGAAGCACGACCCACACGGGAGTGAGTGTGGAGGTGGCGTCACTTGGCCCCTTCACATctcttctggcctcagtttcctgatttgtaaaatgggaatgaaccTAACAACAGCTGCCCACCTCACAGAGGTAGCGTGGGAATTAAGTAATGCAGTAAAAGCACGCAGTACAACTCCCGGCAGACGGGAGCCAACAAAGACTAGCTGTGACAATCGGCAACAGTATTAAGCTAGGCTGCTCCCATCTTCCCAGCCCAACCCCAACCCACGTGCCCCCCTAGCTCCCCTcacctccctggcctccctgaaCTCCCTCTTCTCAAACCTAAGCGTACTCTCTTGACTGGGCTGGGTCTCTCTCCTTGCCCACCAAGGGCTCCCCTGACCCTGGGGCCCAGCTTAGGAGGCAGCCACTCCAAGAGGCCTCTCTTCCCCAGCTGCTCTCGGCAGCTCTCGGCAATCAGGCTGCCAGGGTTACCCCTGCCTCGCGTATCCCCATCTGCCGGCATCCTGGCCTACTTGTTGAGGGCCCAGCCTGCGTGCTGGAGCAGCGCAGGGTCCCTGGAGGTTGGTACTGGGGACTACGGGGATGAACGGGCCCATTACTGCCCAACTCATTTCACAGAGAAGCAAACAGGCATGATTTGTCCTAGGCCACAGAGCAAGTTGGTGGTGAGGCATCTGCCTCCCTCCATCTGGTGCTCCCTGCTACAGGAGGCGCCCCCCCCAGCCCTGGACGCCCGCGTGGGGCACGGACACACTCACCAGAACTCCCCGTCATCCTGCACGGTCACCCCCATCTTTTCCCGCTCACTCTTGCTCACTTTCTGCCACTCCTCTGagctgggagggaagagggaggagtgtAAGAGGAGGGACCCCACCAGGGCCACCCTGGCAAGGGAGAGGAGGCCCGAGGGACAGCCCAGAACCAGGCCTCCATCAGTGTGGGTATAGCTGGGGGCACCCAGGGCCAGGCCCAGCCCGTCTCCAAAAAGCCTGTCTGGTAAGCGTGGGTTGCCACcatgccaggggctggaggtctGAGAACAAGGCTGCAGGCTGGCGGGGGAAGGACAGGATGACCTTCAAGGAAGGGGGCTCCTTCACCAGGGGCCTGGCTCCGGTCCTCACCTCACCAGGGCCATGAGCCAAACACAGAGCAGTCACCCCCATTCTCACCCCtggtggcctccctccctgctttctttcCCAGTCATCGCCAGACTGGGTTCTCTGTCCTCTACAGGAATCAGCTTATCCCTACTTCCAGGTCTCTTCCCTGCAgaatccaccccccacccacccccacacacgtGCCCACTGCAAAGTAAGTCTCCCAAGGTCATCCTCCTCCCATATCCTTCAAGGCCCAGCCTGGGTGTCACCTCGTCTAGGAAACCCACCTTTGTCCTTGCCCAAGCTCTCATACTGGGGCCCACCCACCTGGGGTCTGCCCTGTGCCCGCACCCCCATCCCCGGGCCTCACGTGTCACTCCAGGGCCCGTTCCATTCCCGCTCGCCCCAAGGATTACGCAGGCGGATCATGTCCAGCTTCTCCGACTTGAAGAAGGCCAGCAGGCCGTGGCCCAGGCGCACCTTGCGCACATCAGTGATGGCATATGCATGTCCCTTCACCAGGCCACATGCCAGGCGGGCCTCCATGTCTGCTGCTGTCACTGCCTGCAGGAGGACACAGTTGCCCAGAGAGGCAGGGTCTGGTCAGGCTccagctggaggggcagggatggtgTGTGCCTACACCACCCTCTATAGGACAGGGAAGGAATGGCAGCCCCACACAAAGGGAGGCGGGTGGGCTCCGTGTGCACAAAGCCCCCATGGGGCAGCTAAAGTGGGGTGGCCCAGGAGTGCATTGGCATTAACTGGCACAGGCTCAGTTGTGCAACTGTTAAAACATTAGCTTGAAATCAACATGGTGGGAGCATTTACGCCAAAGAAATCAGCAAACGCTACAAAgcagggctttttctttttccagagagCCAGACTACGGACCCACCACTGGTGCCTGCACTGAGCCCCAGCTCCCCCACCTGAAATAAAAGCAGTCGATGAAATAAGACAATCCTCCTGAGGCACCTGGGCCTGTGCCAGGAGCAGagtctccctcccctcttccagtCGCCTTGTAGCGACCCTGACTAAGGGACCCTCAGATGCACAGACACCTACTGCCCCAATACAAGATGCCCGTAAAAGGGGGATGCTGGTCAAATAGCAAGGTATTTCATAGTGTAGGGGGTCAGGGCAAGGGACCTACAGCTCGTGCTGCCCAGCACCGGGGAGGGGGCTGCACGCTCCAGCTGCTCCCCTCCACCCATGAGGCTGAACGTCCAGATTATGAGCTAGTCTGTGCAGGGGCTCTGCCTGGGACACCCCAGTAAGGGCTGATGATGGGGAGGGCTGCCTCTGTGTTCTCACCTTGATGGAGGCACTGATGAGGCCTCCTCGGCTGTGCACCTTCAACACACGCTCAAAGAGCTGGTTCCTCTTGGCCTCATCGTTGGCAAAGCCACCCTCAGTCAGGTCGATGGGCTCGGAAACGCCACCTGTGAAGTCCACCAGCGCATCCGCCGTGTTGCCTCCATCCAGGGCCTGGTAACAGCCCGCCAGCCTGGGGAGCAATGTGGAAAGaattccccgctcatgctccccAACCTGTCTAAAACCCTCGCCTTACAGGGGAGATCTGGGGgactcagagaggtcaagcaaactaaggtcacacagcaggtcaCGGCAGAGCCAACACTGAAATCCCGGTCTCTGGCTCCCAGGCCAGCGTTTGTCTCCCTGAACCACCCCGTTTTATCACGTAAATTCTCCTTAGCCCTAGCGGTCTGTCTCCAACACTTAACTGTCCAGAAACTGAGCAATTCTTCTCAAAAGTATTAAAAACTCACGTATCTTTTGAAACatcaattataaataattaacGTTATTTATAACAACGTAAAACTAGAAATCACCTAAATGTCTAACAACAGGGAATTGACTTTAAAAACTAATGCTGCTgttagggacacctgagtggctcaggtcattggGTGTCCAAagtcagcttgggtcatgatcttacgattcgtgagttcaagccctctcgtgaagctctgtgctgacagctcagagcctggagcctgcttcggattctgtgtctccctctctctctgcccctccccaacttgtgcgcgcacgctctctctctctctctctcaaaaataaataaacattaaatttttaaaaaaaggtaaaaaaggggcgcctgggtggcgcagtcggttaagcgtccgacttcagccaggtcacgatctcgcggtccgtgagttcgagccccgcgtcaggctctgggctgatggctcggagcctagagcctgtttccgattctgtgtctctctctctctctctgcccctcccctgttcatgctgtgtctctctctgtcccaaaaataaataaaaaacgttgaaaaaaaatttaaaaaaaaaaaaaaaaggtaaaaaaggggcgcctgggtggcgcagtcgattaagcgtctgacttcggctcaggtcatgatctcgcggtccgtgagttcaagccccgcgtcaggctctgtgctgacagctcagagcctggagcctgcttcggattctgtgtctccttctctctctgctcccccgctgctcacactctcactctctctctctctctcaaaaataaataaacattaaaaaaaaaaaaactaatgctgctgtgggtgcctgggtggctcagtcagttaagcatccgacttcagctcaggtcatgatctcatgagtttgagcccagcatcaggctctctgctgtcagtgcagagccagtttCTGTCCCCCctttctctatgcctctcccccacttgtgcaagctctctctctcaaaaataaagaaaacattaaaaaaaaataaaaactaattttgcCTCTGTGCTCTGGGATATGAGGTAGCCATTGAATGAAGCCTTGTAAAGGAATTCCTACAGCAGGCAAAATACTATTGTTAGCTTGTTACTTTTGAAAAAACAATACAGCTGGATTTCAATGATGTTTCAAATGTatgcaataatttatttaaaaaacattaagcatcggggtgtgcctggctggctcaggtggaagagcatgtaactcttgatctcggggttgtgagttcaagccccgtgttgggtgtagagattactaaaaaaaaaaaaaaaaaaaaaaaatcacaaataaaaataaaaaataaaaaacattaagcatctactatgtgcaaCATCTCAGGTGCTAGGGCCACAACTGTGgcttcttctttaaatgttagggAAAGGGTTGGGGTCTTAAAGGCAGTGCTGAATGTGGATGTGAGCAGCTGAATGGGACATATAACAAAACAGATTACATAAGTTGAAAATCCAGGCCCACAAAGCAGCAACACAGGCTTTGGACGGTAACCTATAAACAAAAAGAGGCATCAAAGATATTAAAAGTTGCTGgtgggggcacctgcatggctcagtcgattgagcatccaactcttgatttcagctcaggtcatgatcccagggtcgtgggattgagccctgtgtcgggctccacgctgagcatggatcctgcttaagattctctctttccctctccctctacccacctcccactggttctcgttctctctgtctcattcatgaataaataaataaataaataaataaataaataaataaatacgagtTGCTATTGGGAGGGAGCGGGGAGGTGTGGAGAGGATGCAGGGAgcgcagggagggagacaggagtgggggcaggggcttgAGGGGAGGGCAGCCAAGTTTCCTGAAGGGGGAGGAGGCCTGGTTAACTCAGGTGGCCTCAAACAGGGAAAGGGAGCAGAGGGGCCCAAAAGAATATGCAGGAGTATACAGGTGACTTTTATTACCTTCTGCCTGGATTTCCATACCTtctatattttaccacaataaaaaaaaattaataaaactgctACCTAAATACGAGCAAGCCTACTAAGTGGCTCTCACGGATTGGGAGAGGGGTCTGCACCTAGGACCATGGAGACTCAGTGACCACCAGGGGGCGGGTTTTCCTTTCTTAGGACTGAAAATGGAATGTGTCAATGTGTTtccttgaggttttttgttttttttttaactttatttattttgagagagagaaagagacagagaaagtgcatgagtggggaggagcagagagagagaaggaaacagagaaccccaagcaggctccactcggtcagtgcagagcccaacatgggactcaatctcacgaactgtgagatcaagacctgagccgagatcaagaatcaacactcaactgactgagccacccaggcaccccttaagtttgtttttgatgttgggagctgttgttttcctttttcctttacacacacacacacacacacacacacacacacacacagtccaagGAGACCAACCAATGGGCCTGGGAGGAGGAACCAGGGAAGGATTCTCAACAGGGCTGGTAGGCTGGTCTCTGACCCCATTGGCCCTCCTGCTCCAGGCCTGCAGGGGCCTGAGCAGGTCTCTCTGCCCCAAAGCCCTCCAAAGCTCAGCAAACCTCTGCTTGTGCCCTTGCTGGggacccagggcctggcacagaacagGAGGAGGGGTCAGTGGAGACAGAATGGATGGACAATCAGTCAGGAAGACGGATGAGTGGACGAAGGGGAGCCCAGCCGGCGGGGAGGGCCCACCCACTACGACCAGCCCTGGCTCTGAGATATCACATCCTCCGCAAGGCTGCCAGGGAGGGCTGGGTGGCTTGCATCTTTGGGGAAAAACCACCGACCTGAATGTgagccctggctctgccctctCAGCTAGAACAAGGAGGAACCATTCCTCCCTTTGTGGGTTGGTTTTTGGGGACTGGACACCAGGTCCCAGACCTTCACCTGCCACAGAGTATGCTCCGCTGGCCGTGCCCTGGGCTCCCCGGCTAGAGCAGCACCCAGGTGGAGCCCACAAGGTGAGCCGCCCCAGCCTGGCCACCTGCCCACCGACCCTACCAGCACCTACTTGGCATAGGCCTTCTCCACCAGGGCGCACCAGAACTCGCTGCGGGAGTTGGAGTGGCAGTAGATGAGCTGGTTGTTGACCGTGGGCAGTCGATCATCAATGACCACGTCCACCCACTCCCCAAAGCGCCAGAAGTGAAAGTGGAAGATGCCCGCGTAGGCACTGGGTTTCTCAGGGTCCCACTCCTGCTCCTTCCAGTCTGGGATGACCTGGATGGGGAGGAGGACAGGACAGGAACGCAATGACGGTCATATCTGGCTTCCTGAGGAATGGGGGTCCATGCCTCGAGGGAGTCAAAATAGAAAGGAATACTGGGTTCAGGTCTCATCTCTGCCACGAACCAGTGTGGGACTTGGGCGAacccttctcctctctgggcctcagcttcccttTTCTACAGTGGTTGGAGGCTGTCACTCTgggcttccccttcccttcctcggGGCTCCCTGTGCACCCTCCAGCACTCAGAAATCTATTACACCAATTCCGGTTCCTATCTGGTGAAGGGTGCCGCCACCGCCCCGTCCAGCACCGGCCAGAAGCAGGCGGCCACATCGGCCTCCTCCCGTTCCCTCTTTCCAGCCAGTGAGGCCACTCGGAGCTCCTACATTCTGCTAAactccttctcctctctgtccccagcaccACGCTGGCCCAGACCCCATCTCCTCGTCCCAGAACACTATAACCTGTGGCATCAACAACCACCTGTGCCCTCACCCTACACAGCAGCACAGTAATCTTTCTGATCACGTCGCCTTTCTAGGAGGTGACCTCCAAACCCTTAATGTacgctgccccacccccagctccaagGCTGGCTTTTCTAACCccttacccacccccacccccgttttcTCCTGCTCCAGGCTCTTCCTCTGCTCGGAAACTTCGCAcctgctcttccttctcttcttcaccCAGCTGATCTCACTTGCCCTTTAGGGTCCacctcctcttccaggaagctctCCTTGACTCTTCAGACTATAGGCCAGGACCCCTGTCGGTCCATTTCTGGCACTTCTTCTCAGAGACCATTACCACAATTATAATTAAACAACTGTGTGACACTGCGTTCAATTCTGTTACTCTCACTGAAATGTTAGCTCTCTAAAAGCATGGGATGCATCAGGTTTTGTCACTGGTATATGCCCAGCACATACATGGTCCAGGACCTGGCCCAGACATAATACTTAATACACACGTGTTAACCGAGTGAAAAAGTTCATAGGCATTGAGTGGGTCTCTGACAATAGTATTTATGGAACATCTCGGACATGCCAGGTGCCATACCCAGGACTGCCATGGCTTATCCCAGTTTAATCTGCAGGATAACCCTGCAGGATAACCCTGCAGGATAATCATCCATCCCTCCTCTACAGctaagaaaactaaagctcagagagggcaagtaacttggccagggtcacacagctagaaaacaCACATTCTCTGGAGTCAGGCAGACTGTTGGAAGCCAGGGTTCAGACCTGTGACCTGTGGACCGCTCTGcactgggtctgtgctgacaccgAGGACCCGGACACatcagacatggtccctgccctcaggaggcTCTTAGTCTGGTGGGAGAGGCAAATGCTGAGGCTGACAGGGGGAGCATGGGGGAGCATGGACAGAAGGAAAAGGTGGGCCCGACCCTGCAGGGCCAGAAGCCGCTTCCCAGCAGGTGTCTTGACAGCTGGCTGTGGGCGTCCCCCAAGCAGACCCGGCACATCTGGGCAGCGGGAGGTGGGCACAGGAGGGAAAGCCTGTCACCCTCAAGCCAGGCTGACTTGCCGGCCCTGCCCAGCCTGGGACCAAGTGGGGCTGAACCCACTGCGACCAGAGGCAGCCCCTTCTGGAAGAAAACCACCCTCAGGCATGGGGGTGGGCACCCAGGCATCCAGGCTGAGGAGCCAGAGATGCCGCAGACGGCCGTAAATCCCAAGGCCCAGACCAGATTCTTCTGCCAAAAACCACTCCCCAACCCCCACGCTCATTAAGAAGGCTTTTGTTTACAAACCTCTTACCATCAACAAGGATGTTGGCGAAGACAAATGGTCCCTTGCGAGACACTGGagaccaagaaaatgaaaatgccaacCACAGTGAGAGGCGCACTGCCATCCACGGAGCCCGGCCCGGTGCCAGGCACACCTTTCTCTCTGTTGCCCCTGACCTTTATCGCTACCTTTTGAGGCAATACTATGGGAAGTTGCTGGCACAATGTTGCCCGTGGGCACTGGTGAGGGAGGCAGGACTCACACTCAGGGTTTCAGGGCCCTCTACAGTGTCTGCAACCCAGAAAAGGCTCTATCCTGGCTGGTCCATTTTCAGTCAATTCTGTGTCCTTTCTGAAACCTCCCAGGccagcctctgccccagccccccggCGCCCTCTCCCACTTTGCGCTCAGGACAGAAAGCTGTATCAAAAATGGGGCACCTGCA
This genomic stretch from Lynx canadensis isolate LIC74 chromosome D1, mLynCan4.pri.v2, whole genome shotgun sequence harbors:
- the CAPN5 gene encoding calpain-5, with amino-acid sequence MFSCVKPYEDQNYSALKRACLRRKVLFEDPNFPATDDSLYYKGTPGPTVRWKRPKDICEDPRLFVDGISSHDLHQGQVGNCWFVAACSSLASRESLWQKVIPDWKEQEWDPEKPSAYAGIFHFHFWRFGEWVDVVIDDRLPTVNNQLIYCHSNSRSEFWCALVEKAYAKLAGCYQALDGGNTADALVDFTGGVSEPIDLTEGGFANDEAKRNQLFERVLKVHSRGGLISASIKAVTAADMEARLACGLVKGHAYAITDVRKVRLGHGLLAFFKSEKLDMIRLRNPWGEREWNGPWSDTSEEWQKVSKSEREKMGVTVQDDGEFWMTFEDVCRYFTDIIKCRVINTSYLSIHKTWEEARLRGAWTRHEDPRKNRSGGCINHKDTFFQNPQYIFDVKKPEDEVLICIQQRPKQSTRRDGKGENLAIGFDIYKVEENREYRMHGLQHRAASSIYINSRSVFLRTDQPEGRYVIIPTTFEPGHTGEFLLRVFTDVPSNCRELRLDEPPRSCWSSLCGYPQQVTQVHILGATGLKDSSTGANSYVIIKCEGDKVRSAVQKGTSTPEYNVKGIFYRKKPGQPITVQIWNHRVLKDEFLGQVHLKADPDDLQALHTLHLQDRSSRQPSDLPGTVAVCVFSSTSLTAV